From Streptomyces griseorubiginosus, one genomic window encodes:
- the fabI gene encoding enoyl-ACP reductase FabI has product MSGILEGKRVLITGVLMESSIAFHAAKLAQEQGAEIILTAFPRPTLTERIARKLPKPTKVIELDVTNDEHMGRLADVVGEELGGLDGVVHSIGFAPQDALGGNFLNTPFESVATAMHVSAYSLKSLTMACLPLMQNGGSVVGLTFDAQYAWPQYDWMGPAKAALEATSRYVARDLGKQNIRCNLISAGPLASMAAKSIPGFSDLASVWDNRSPLEWDLKDPEPAGKGIVALLSDWFPKTTGEIIHVDGGLHAIGA; this is encoded by the coding sequence ATGAGCGGAATCCTCGAGGGCAAGCGCGTCCTGATCACCGGTGTGCTGATGGAGTCCTCCATCGCCTTCCACGCCGCCAAGCTGGCCCAGGAGCAGGGCGCGGAGATCATCCTGACCGCGTTCCCGCGGCCCACGCTGACCGAGCGCATCGCCAGGAAGCTCCCGAAGCCCACCAAGGTCATCGAGCTCGACGTCACCAACGACGAGCACATGGGCCGCTTGGCCGATGTGGTCGGCGAGGAGCTCGGCGGCCTCGACGGCGTCGTGCACTCCATCGGCTTCGCCCCGCAGGACGCGCTCGGCGGCAACTTCCTGAACACGCCGTTCGAGTCCGTGGCCACCGCCATGCACGTCTCGGCGTACTCCCTGAAGTCGCTCACCATGGCCTGCCTGCCGCTGATGCAGAACGGCGGCTCGGTCGTCGGCCTCACCTTCGACGCGCAGTACGCCTGGCCGCAGTACGACTGGATGGGCCCGGCCAAGGCCGCCCTGGAGGCCACCAGCCGCTATGTGGCCCGTGACCTGGGCAAGCAGAACATCCGCTGCAACCTGATCTCCGCGGGGCCGCTCGCCTCCATGGCCGCCAAGTCCATCCCGGGCTTCAGCGACCTGGCCTCCGTCTGGGACAACCGCTCCCCGCTGGAGTGGGACCTCAAGGACCCGGAGCCGGCCGGCAAGGGCATCGTCGCCCTGCTGAGCGACTGGTTCCCGAAGACCACCGGCGAGATCATCCACGTGGACGGCGGCCTGCACGCCATCGGCGCGTGA
- a CDS encoding TldD/PmbA family protein, producing the protein MPHTIDEAFTALPLRALADAALARARALGAEHADFRFERVRSASWRLRDAKPAGSSDTTDLGYAVRVVHGGTWGFASGVDLTLDAAAKVASQAVAMAKLSAQVIRAAGSDERVELADEPVHADRTWISTYEIDPFSVPDEEKAALLADWSARLLGASGVNHVDASLLTVHENKFYADTAGTVTTQQRVRLHPSLTAVSVDESSGEFDSMRTIAPPVGRGWEYLTGTGWDWESELEQIPELLAEKMRAPSVEAGLYDLVVDPSNLWLTIHESIGHATELDRALGYEAAYAGTSFATFDQLGKLKYGSELMNVTGDRTAEHGLATIGYDDEGVAGQSWDLVKDGTLVGYQLDRRIAKLTGFERSNGCAYADSPGHVPVQRMANVSLQPDPAGMSTEDLIGSVDRGIYVVGDRSWSIDMQRYNFQFTGQRFFRIENGRITGQLRDVAYQATTTDFWGSMAAVGGPQTYVLGGAFNCGKAQPGQVAAVSHGCPSALFKGVNILNTTQEAGR; encoded by the coding sequence GTGCCTCATACCATCGACGAAGCCTTCACAGCGCTTCCCCTACGCGCCCTCGCCGACGCCGCGCTGGCACGCGCGCGTGCGCTCGGGGCCGAGCACGCGGACTTCCGGTTCGAGCGGGTGCGCAGCGCGTCCTGGCGGCTCCGGGACGCCAAGCCCGCCGGATCCTCGGACACCACCGACCTCGGGTACGCGGTGCGGGTCGTGCACGGCGGCACGTGGGGCTTCGCGTCGGGCGTGGACCTGACGCTGGACGCCGCCGCCAAGGTCGCCTCGCAGGCCGTGGCCATGGCGAAGCTGTCCGCGCAGGTGATCCGGGCGGCCGGGTCCGACGAGCGCGTGGAGCTCGCCGACGAGCCCGTGCACGCCGACCGTACGTGGATCTCGACGTACGAGATCGATCCGTTCTCGGTGCCCGACGAGGAGAAGGCGGCGCTGCTCGCGGACTGGAGCGCGCGGCTGCTGGGGGCGAGCGGGGTCAACCACGTCGACGCCTCGCTGCTCACCGTGCACGAGAACAAGTTCTACGCCGACACCGCGGGCACGGTCACCACGCAGCAGCGGGTCCGGCTGCACCCGTCCCTGACGGCCGTGTCGGTCGACGAGTCCAGCGGTGAGTTCGACTCCATGCGGACCATCGCGCCGCCGGTCGGACGCGGCTGGGAGTACCTGACCGGCACCGGCTGGGACTGGGAGAGCGAGCTGGAGCAGATCCCGGAGCTGCTCGCCGAGAAGATGCGCGCGCCGAGCGTCGAGGCGGGCCTGTACGACCTCGTGGTCGACCCGTCCAACCTGTGGCTGACCATCCACGAGTCCATCGGCCACGCCACCGAGCTGGACCGCGCGCTCGGCTACGAGGCGGCCTACGCCGGCACCTCCTTCGCCACCTTCGACCAGCTCGGCAAGCTGAAGTACGGCTCCGAGCTGATGAACGTCACCGGTGACCGCACCGCCGAGCACGGCCTCGCGACCATCGGCTACGACGACGAGGGCGTCGCGGGCCAGTCCTGGGACCTGGTGAAGGACGGCACGCTCGTCGGCTACCAGCTGGACCGGCGGATCGCGAAGCTGACCGGCTTCGAGCGCTCCAACGGGTGCGCCTACGCCGACTCCCCCGGGCATGTCCCGGTGCAGCGCATGGCCAACGTGTCGCTCCAGCCGGACCCGGCCGGGATGTCCACGGAGGACCTCATCGGGAGCGTGGACCGCGGGATCTACGTCGTCGGGGACCGGTCCTGGTCGATCGACATGCAGCGCTACAACTTCCAGTTCACCGGCCAGCGGTTCTTCAGGATCGAGAACGGGCGGATCACCGGGCAGCTGCGGGACGTCGCCTACCAGGCGACCACCACCGACTTCTGGGGCTCCATGGCCGCGGTGGGCGGCCCGCAGACCTACGTCCTCGGCGGTGCCTTCAACTGCGGCAAGGCCCAGCCGGGCCAGGTCGCGGCCGTCTCGCACGGCTGCCCGTCGGCCCTCTTCAAGGGCGTCAACATCCTCAACACCACGCAGGAGGCCGGTCGATGA
- the fabG gene encoding 3-oxoacyl-[acyl-carrier-protein] reductase, whose protein sequence is MSRSVLVTGGNRGIGLAIARAFADAGDKVAITYRSGEPPAGFLAVKCDITDSEQVEQAYKEIEAEHGPVEVLIANAGITKDQLLMRMSEEDFTSVIDTNLTGTFRVVKRANRGMLRAKKGRVVLISSVVGLYGGPGQANYAASKAALVGFARSLARELGSRNLTFNVVAPGFVDTDMTQALTDEQRENIVKQVPLGRYAQPEEVAATVRFLASDDASYITGAVIPVDGGLGMGH, encoded by the coding sequence TTGAGCCGCTCGGTTCTCGTCACCGGAGGCAACCGGGGCATCGGCCTCGCCATCGCCCGCGCTTTCGCCGACGCCGGCGACAAGGTCGCCATCACGTACCGCTCGGGTGAGCCGCCGGCCGGCTTCCTCGCGGTCAAGTGCGACATCACCGACTCCGAGCAGGTGGAGCAGGCCTACAAGGAGATCGAGGCCGAGCACGGCCCGGTCGAGGTCCTGATCGCCAACGCCGGCATCACCAAGGACCAGCTCCTGATGCGCATGTCCGAGGAGGACTTCACCTCGGTCATCGACACCAACCTCACCGGCACCTTCCGCGTCGTCAAGCGCGCCAACCGCGGCATGCTGCGCGCCAAGAAGGGCCGCGTCGTCCTGATCTCCTCGGTCGTCGGCCTCTACGGCGGCCCCGGCCAGGCCAACTACGCCGCCTCCAAGGCCGCGCTGGTCGGCTTCGCGCGCTCCCTCGCCCGTGAGCTGGGCTCGCGCAACCTCACCTTCAACGTCGTCGCACCCGGCTTCGTCGACACGGACATGACGCAGGCACTCACCGACGAGCAGCGCGAGAACATCGTGAAGCAGGTCCCGCTCGGCCGGTACGCCCAGCCCGAGGAGGTCGCCGCGACGGTGCGGTTCCTCGCCTCCGACGACGCCTCGTACATCACTGGAGCCGTCATCCCCGTTGACGGCGGACTGGGAATGGGTCACTGA
- the moaA gene encoding GTP 3',8-cyclase MoaA, whose protein sequence is MLIDTYGRQATDLRVSLTDRCNLRCTYCMPEEGLQWLAKPDLLTDDEIVRLIDIAVTSLGIEEVRFTGGEPLLRPGLVGIVERVAALEPRPQMSLTTNGIGLKRTAKALKAAGLDRVNVSLDTLRPDVFKTLTRRDRHKDVLEGLDAAREAGLTPVKVNSVLMPGLNDDEAPDLLAWAVAHDYELRFIEQMPLDAQHGWKRDGMITAGDILTSLRTRFDLTEEGAEKRGSAPAERWIVDGGPHVVGVIASVTRPFCAACDRTRLTADGQVRTCLFAREETDLRAALRSDAPDEEIARIWREAMWGKKAGAGLDDPSFVQPDRPMSAIGG, encoded by the coding sequence GTGCTCATCGACACCTATGGCCGGCAGGCCACCGACCTGCGGGTCTCGCTGACCGACCGCTGCAATCTGCGGTGCACGTACTGCATGCCCGAAGAGGGCCTGCAATGGCTGGCCAAGCCGGATCTGCTCACCGACGACGAGATCGTCCGCCTGATCGACATCGCCGTCACCTCCCTCGGCATCGAGGAGGTCCGCTTCACCGGCGGCGAGCCCCTGCTCCGCCCCGGTCTGGTCGGCATCGTCGAGCGCGTCGCGGCCCTGGAGCCGCGCCCCCAGATGTCCCTGACCACCAATGGCATAGGCCTCAAGCGCACCGCGAAGGCCCTGAAGGCGGCCGGCCTGGACCGGGTCAACGTCTCCCTGGACACCCTGCGCCCGGACGTCTTCAAGACCCTCACCCGCCGGGACCGCCACAAGGACGTCCTGGAGGGCCTGGACGCCGCCCGCGAGGCGGGCCTGACCCCGGTCAAGGTCAACTCCGTCCTGATGCCCGGGCTGAACGACGACGAGGCCCCGGACCTGCTCGCCTGGGCCGTGGCACACGACTACGAACTGCGGTTCATCGAGCAGATGCCGCTGGACGCCCAGCACGGCTGGAAGCGCGACGGCATGATCACCGCGGGGGACATCCTGACCTCCCTGCGGACCCGCTTCGACCTCACCGAGGAGGGCGCGGAGAAGCGCGGATCGGCCCCCGCGGAGCGCTGGATCGTCGACGGCGGCCCCCACGTGGTCGGCGTCATCGCCTCGGTCACCCGCCCCTTCTGCGCGGCCTGCGACCGCACCCGCCTGACGGCCGACGGCCAGGTCCGCACCTGCCTGTTCGCCCGCGAGGAGACCGACCTGCGAGCGGCCCTGCGCTCCGACGCCCCGGACGAGGAGATAGCCCGCATCTGGCGCGAGGCGATGTGGGGCAAGAAGGCGGGAGCGGGCCTGGACGACCCGTCGTTCGTCCAGCCGGACCGCCCGATGTCGGCGATCGGAGGCTAG
- a CDS encoding FadR/GntR family transcriptional regulator: MPLSHPRRSALSEQVIAALRNQITSGEWPVGSRIPTEPELVEQLGVARNTVREAVRALAHNGLLDIRQGSGTYVVATSELAGVMHRRFADADPRHIAELRSTLESSAARLAAERRTEKDLKQLDTLLVRREEAWASGDAEAFVTADSTFHLAVVAASHNDVMTEMYADLGEVLRDWLREDVGEELTPETYMDHTRLVDAIRAGDAGAAAREAAGYPFLCRPGRFTAPASGG, translated from the coding sequence ATGCCCCTGAGCCATCCCCGCCGCTCGGCGTTGTCCGAGCAGGTCATCGCCGCGCTGCGCAACCAGATCACCTCGGGCGAGTGGCCGGTCGGCTCCCGGATCCCGACCGAGCCCGAGCTGGTCGAGCAGCTGGGAGTCGCCCGCAACACCGTCCGTGAAGCCGTGCGGGCCCTCGCGCACAACGGCCTGCTGGACATCCGGCAGGGCTCGGGGACGTACGTCGTCGCGACCAGTGAGCTGGCGGGCGTGATGCACCGCCGGTTCGCCGACGCGGACCCCCGGCACATCGCCGAGCTGCGCTCCACCCTGGAGTCGTCCGCTGCCCGGCTGGCCGCGGAGCGGCGCACCGAGAAGGACCTCAAGCAGCTCGACACACTCCTGGTGCGGCGTGAGGAGGCATGGGCGTCGGGGGACGCCGAGGCGTTCGTGACCGCGGACTCCACCTTCCACCTGGCCGTGGTGGCCGCCTCGCACAACGACGTGATGACCGAGATGTACGCCGACCTCGGCGAGGTGCTGCGGGACTGGCTGCGCGAGGACGTCGGCGAGGAGCTGACGCCGGAGACGTACATGGACCACACCCGGCTGGTCGACGCGATCCGCGCGGGCGACGCCGGTGCCGCCGCGCGGGAGGCGGCCGGCTACCCGTTCCTGTGCCGCCCGGGGCGGTTCACAGCGCCAGCTTCCGGTGGCTGA
- a CDS encoding metallopeptidase TldD-related protein — protein MSARTNKPHEIVEQALALSRADGCVVIADEQSTANLRWAGNALTTNGVTRGRTLTVVATVDGKEGTASGVVSRSAVTADELEPLVRAAEAAARGAGPAEDAQPLVTGVPESPDFTDAPAETSSAVFADFAPALGESFARARAGGRELYGFANHELVSTYLGTSTGLRLRHDQPNGTLELNAKSPDRTRSAWAGRSTRDFKDVDPAALDAELAVRLGWAERRVQLPAGRYETLLPPTAVADLLIYQQWSASGRDAVEGRTVFSKPGGGTRVGEQLTELPLTLRSDPNEPGLECAPFVVAHSSGGDQSVFDNGLPVAATDWVREGELAHLLTTRHSAGLTGLPVAPGAGNLVLDGGSDLSLEEMVANTTRGLLLTCLWYIREVDPATLLLTGLTRDGVYLVENGEVTGEVNNFRFNESPVGLLGRATEAGRTEKTLPREWSDYFTRAAMPALRVPDFNMSSVSQGV, from the coding sequence ATGAGCGCCCGCACCAACAAGCCGCACGAGATCGTCGAGCAGGCGCTCGCGCTGTCGCGGGCGGACGGCTGTGTCGTGATCGCCGACGAACAGTCGACCGCCAACCTCCGCTGGGCCGGCAACGCCCTCACCACGAACGGCGTCACGCGCGGGCGCACGCTCACCGTCGTCGCGACCGTCGACGGCAAGGAGGGCACCGCTTCCGGAGTCGTCTCGAGGTCGGCGGTGACCGCCGACGAGCTGGAGCCGCTGGTACGGGCCGCGGAGGCCGCCGCGCGCGGCGCCGGGCCCGCCGAGGACGCCCAGCCGCTGGTCACCGGCGTACCGGAGTCCCCGGACTTCACGGACGCGCCCGCCGAGACCTCATCGGCGGTCTTCGCCGACTTCGCGCCCGCGCTCGGCGAATCCTTCGCACGCGCGCGTGCGGGCGGCCGCGAGCTGTACGGCTTCGCCAACCACGAGCTGGTGTCGACGTACCTGGGCACCTCCACGGGGCTGCGGCTGCGCCACGACCAGCCCAACGGCACGCTGGAGCTCAACGCCAAGTCGCCGGACCGTACCCGCTCGGCCTGGGCCGGACGCTCCACGCGGGACTTCAAGGACGTCGACCCGGCGGCGCTGGACGCCGAGCTCGCCGTACGCCTCGGATGGGCCGAGCGGCGCGTCCAGCTGCCCGCCGGGCGGTACGAGACGCTGCTGCCGCCGACCGCCGTCGCCGATCTGCTGATCTACCAGCAGTGGTCGGCGTCCGGGCGGGACGCGGTGGAGGGGCGCACGGTGTTCTCGAAGCCGGGCGGCGGCACCAGGGTCGGCGAGCAGTTGACCGAGCTGCCGCTGACCCTGCGCAGCGACCCGAACGAGCCCGGACTGGAGTGCGCGCCCTTCGTGGTCGCGCACTCCTCCGGGGGCGACCAGTCGGTGTTCGACAACGGTCTGCCGGTCGCGGCCACCGACTGGGTCCGCGAGGGCGAGCTGGCGCATCTGCTGACCACCCGGCACAGCGCGGGCCTGACCGGACTGCCCGTCGCCCCCGGGGCCGGCAACCTCGTCCTGGACGGCGGCTCGGACCTTTCCCTGGAGGAGATGGTCGCGAACACCACGCGCGGGCTGCTGCTGACCTGCCTGTGGTACATCCGCGAGGTCGACCCGGCCACGCTGCTGCTGACCGGGCTGACCCGGGACGGCGTGTACCTCGTCGAGAACGGCGAGGTGACCGGCGAGGTCAACAACTTCCGGTTCAACGAGTCGCCGGTCGGCCTGCTGGGACGGGCGACGGAGGCGGGGCGGACCGAGAAGACGCTGCCGAGGGAGTGGAGCGACTACTTCACCAGGGCCGCGATGCCGGCGCTGCGGGTGCCGGATTTCAATATGAGTTCTGTCAGTCAGGGCGTATAA
- a CDS encoding GlsB/YeaQ/YmgE family stress response membrane protein, with amino-acid sequence MGWLWAIIVGFVLGLIAKAIIPGKQHSPLWLTTIFGMLGAIAGNAMARGFGVDETPGIDWSRHVFQLIAAIVIVAFGDMLYMATLGKRKHRT; translated from the coding sequence ATGGGCTGGTTGTGGGCGATCATCGTGGGATTCGTGCTGGGCCTGATCGCGAAGGCGATCATCCCCGGCAAGCAGCACAGTCCGCTCTGGCTGACCACCATCTTCGGCATGCTGGGCGCGATCGCCGGCAACGCCATGGCACGTGGGTTCGGCGTGGACGAGACCCCCGGTATCGACTGGAGCCGCCACGTCTTCCAGCTGATCGCCGCGATCGTCATCGTCGCGTTCGGCGACATGCTGTACATGGCGACGCTGGGCAAGAGGAAACACCGGACCTGA
- a CDS encoding DUF3099 domain-containing protein has product MRKQHGGGSAQVFRITGARTSLQEDVRGRQRRYVISMTVRTISVVLAATLWNVERHVAIVALVLGAVLPYIAVVIANAGRENAPSLPSTFVTAPTRPMIMPPRADGDFAERSAEDGAGEPTAGVRGEPHERT; this is encoded by the coding sequence ATGCGGAAGCAGCATGGCGGCGGCAGCGCCCAGGTGTTCCGGATCACCGGCGCCCGGACGAGCCTCCAGGAGGACGTGCGCGGACGTCAGCGCCGGTACGTCATCTCGATGACCGTCCGTACGATTTCCGTGGTGCTCGCGGCCACGCTCTGGAACGTCGAACGGCACGTCGCGATCGTGGCGCTGGTGCTCGGGGCGGTGCTGCCCTACATCGCCGTCGTCATCGCCAACGCGGGGCGGGAGAACGCGCCCTCGCTGCCGTCGACGTTCGTGACCGCTCCGACCCGGCCGATGATCATGCCGCCGCGTGCGGACGGGGACTTCGCGGAACGCTCGGCGGAAGACGGTGCGGGTGAACCGACGGCGGGTGTACGCGGTGAACCGCACGAACGGACATGA
- a CDS encoding cation acetate symporter, which produces MSPAITLAAGEASEHRPLIISLFAVFVVATLVITVWAGRQTKDASDFYAGGRQFTGFQNGLAVSGDYMSAASFLGIAGAIALFGYDGFLYSIGFLVAWLVALLLVAEPLRNSGRYTMGDVLAYRMRQRPVRTAAGTSTIVVSIFYLLAQMAGAGVLVSLLLGITSDGGKIGIVALVGVLMIVYVTIGGMKGTTWVQMVKAVLLIAGALLLTFLVLLKFDFNVSDLLGSAADNSGKGAAFLEPGLKYGATGTTKLDFISLGIALVLGTAGLPHILIRFYTVPTAKAARKSVIWAIGLIGAFYLMTLALGFGAAALIKPDEIIASNKAGNTAAPLLALHLGGVDSNWGAILLATISAVAFATILAVVAGLTLASSSSFAHDIYANVIKRGQATEKQEMSAARWATVGIGAVSILLGALARDLNVAGLVALAFAVAASANLPTIIYSLFWKRFTTSGALWSIYGGLVTAVGLVLFSPVVSGKPTSMFPDVDFHWFPLENPGLISIPVGFLLGIIGTYLSKEEPDKGKYAELEVRSLTGTGAH; this is translated from the coding sequence ATGAGCCCCGCGATCACCCTTGCCGCAGGCGAGGCCAGCGAGCACCGGCCGCTGATCATCAGCCTGTTCGCCGTCTTCGTCGTCGCGACCCTCGTCATCACGGTCTGGGCCGGACGCCAGACCAAGGACGCCTCCGACTTCTACGCGGGCGGACGGCAGTTCACCGGTTTCCAGAACGGCCTCGCCGTCTCCGGCGACTACATGTCCGCCGCGTCCTTCCTCGGCATCGCGGGCGCCATCGCCCTCTTCGGCTACGACGGCTTTCTGTACTCCATCGGCTTCCTGGTCGCCTGGCTCGTCGCGCTGCTCCTGGTCGCGGAACCCCTGCGCAACTCCGGCCGCTACACGATGGGTGACGTCCTCGCGTACCGGATGCGCCAGCGCCCGGTCCGCACCGCGGCCGGCACCTCGACCATCGTCGTCTCGATCTTCTACCTGCTGGCCCAGATGGCGGGCGCGGGCGTCCTGGTCTCGCTGCTGCTCGGCATCACCAGCGACGGCGGCAAGATCGGCATCGTCGCCCTGGTCGGCGTCCTGATGATCGTGTACGTCACCATCGGCGGCATGAAGGGCACCACCTGGGTCCAGATGGTCAAGGCCGTCCTGCTGATCGCGGGCGCCCTGCTGCTGACCTTCCTGGTGCTGCTGAAGTTCGACTTCAACGTCTCCGACCTGCTCGGCTCCGCCGCCGACAACAGCGGCAAGGGCGCGGCCTTCCTGGAGCCGGGCCTGAAGTACGGCGCCACCGGCACCACCAAGCTGGACTTCATCTCCCTGGGCATCGCCCTGGTCCTCGGCACCGCAGGACTGCCGCACATCCTGATCCGCTTCTACACGGTGCCGACCGCCAAGGCCGCCCGTAAGTCGGTCATCTGGGCCATCGGCCTCATCGGCGCCTTCTACCTGATGACCCTCGCCCTCGGCTTCGGTGCCGCGGCGCTCATCAAGCCGGACGAGATCATCGCCTCCAACAAGGCGGGCAACACGGCGGCGCCACTCCTGGCACTGCATCTGGGCGGCGTCGACTCCAACTGGGGCGCGATCCTGCTCGCCACCATCTCGGCGGTCGCCTTCGCCACGATCCTCGCGGTCGTCGCCGGCCTCACCCTGGCCTCGTCCTCGTCGTTCGCGCACGACATCTACGCGAACGTCATCAAGCGCGGTCAGGCCACCGAGAAGCAGGAGATGAGCGCGGCCCGCTGGGCCACCGTCGGCATCGGCGCGGTCTCCATCCTGCTGGGCGCCCTCGCCCGCGACCTGAACGTCGCCGGACTCGTCGCGCTCGCCTTCGCGGTCGCCGCCTCGGCAAACCTGCCGACGATCATCTACAGCCTCTTCTGGAAGCGGTTCACCACCTCCGGGGCCCTGTGGTCGATCTACGGCGGTCTCGTCACGGCGGTCGGCCTGGTGCTGTTCTCCCCGGTCGTCTCCGGCAAGCCCACCTCGATGTTCCCGGACGTCGACTTCCACTGGTTCCCGCTGGAGAACCCGGGCCTCATCTCGATCCCGGTCGGCTTCCTGCTCGGCATCATCGGCACCTACCTCTCCAAGGAGGAGCCGGACAAGGGCAAGTACGCGGAGCTGGAGGTCCGGTCCCTGACCGGCACCGGCGCCCACTGA
- the tyrS gene encoding tyrosine--tRNA ligase codes for MTDIVDELKWRGLWALSTDEDALRKALADGPVTFYCGFDPTAASLHVGHLVQVLTMRRLQQAGLRPLALVGGATGQIGDPRPTAERTLNDPETVAAWVTRLRAQIEPFLSFEGENAATMVNNLDWTAGLSAIEFLRDIGKHFRVNKMLTKDSVARRLESQEGISYTEFSYQLLQGMDFLELYRRYGCTLQQGGSDQWGNLTAGLDLIHRLEPDASVHCLATPLMVKADGTKFGKTEGGAVWLDPEMTTPYAFYQFWLNVDDRDISTYMRILSFKSREELEELEKQTEERPQARAAQRALAEELTTLVHGADQTAAVIAASRALFGQGELAELDAKTLAAALSELPSIKIDSLTQVVDMLAETGLVASKSAARRTVKEGGAYVNNVKITAEDAVPAAQSLLHGRWLVLRRGKKNLAAVEVTGA; via the coding sequence GTGACGGACATCGTCGACGAGCTGAAGTGGCGGGGGCTGTGGGCCCTGTCCACTGACGAGGACGCTTTGCGCAAGGCGCTCGCGGACGGTCCCGTCACGTTCTATTGCGGTTTCGACCCGACCGCGGCCTCCCTCCACGTCGGACACCTGGTCCAGGTCCTCACGATGCGCCGGCTCCAGCAGGCCGGTCTGCGCCCGCTGGCCCTGGTGGGCGGGGCCACCGGCCAGATCGGCGACCCGCGCCCCACGGCGGAGCGCACGCTGAACGACCCGGAGACCGTCGCGGCCTGGGTGACCCGGCTGCGCGCGCAGATCGAGCCGTTCCTGTCCTTCGAGGGCGAGAACGCCGCGACGATGGTCAACAACCTGGACTGGACGGCCGGCCTGTCGGCCATCGAGTTCCTGCGGGACATCGGCAAGCACTTCCGCGTCAACAAGATGCTGACCAAGGACTCGGTCGCGCGCCGTCTGGAGTCCCAGGAGGGCATCAGCTACACGGAGTTCAGCTACCAGCTGCTCCAGGGCATGGACTTCCTGGAGCTGTACCGGCGCTACGGCTGCACCCTCCAGCAGGGCGGCAGCGACCAGTGGGGCAACCTCACGGCGGGCCTGGACCTGATCCACCGCCTGGAGCCCGACGCCTCGGTGCACTGTCTGGCGACGCCCCTCATGGTCAAGGCGGACGGCACCAAGTTCGGCAAGACCGAGGGCGGTGCCGTCTGGCTCGACCCCGAGATGACGACGCCGTACGCGTTCTACCAGTTCTGGCTGAACGTGGACGACCGGGACATCTCGACGTACATGCGCATCCTGTCCTTCAAGTCCCGCGAGGAGCTGGAGGAGCTGGAGAAGCAGACCGAGGAGCGTCCGCAGGCCCGTGCCGCGCAGCGGGCGCTGGCGGAGGAGCTGACGACGCTGGTGCACGGCGCGGACCAGACGGCCGCGGTGATCGCCGCGAGCCGCGCCCTCTTCGGGCAGGGTGAGCTGGCGGAGCTGGACGCCAAGACCCTGGCCGCGGCCCTTTCCGAGCTGCCGAGCATCAAGATCGACAGCTTGACGCAGGTCGTCGACATGCTGGCTGAGACCGGACTGGTCGCCAGCAAGTCGGCCGCACGCAGGACGGTCAAGGAGGGTGGCGCTTACGTGAACAACGTGAAGATCACCGCCGAAGACGCTGTTCCCGCTGCGCAAAGCCTGCTGCACGGTCGCTGGCTCGTGCTGCGCCGGGGCAAGAAGAACCTCGCTGCTGTCGAGGTCACCGGAGCCTGA
- a CDS encoding DUF485 domain-containing protein produces the protein MSTDAPPPSKETHKLPTTAEFTEVQESAEFGELRRSYRSFAFPLTVGFIAWYLLYVLLSNYAGDFMGTKLFGNINVALVLGLAQFLTTFLIAWWYSRVAAAKFDPKAEAIKSRMEGGA, from the coding sequence GTGTCCACCGACGCACCGCCACCCTCGAAAGAGACCCATAAACTCCCCACCACCGCGGAGTTCACCGAGGTTCAGGAGAGCGCGGAGTTCGGTGAACTGCGCCGCTCCTACCGCTCCTTCGCCTTCCCGCTCACCGTCGGCTTCATCGCCTGGTACCTGCTGTACGTCCTGCTGTCCAACTACGCGGGCGACTTCATGGGCACCAAGCTCTTCGGCAACATCAACGTCGCCCTGGTCCTCGGTCTCGCCCAGTTCCTGACCACGTTCCTCATCGCCTGGTGGTACTCGCGCGTCGCCGCCGCCAAGTTCGACCCCAAGGCCGAGGCCATCAAGTCCCGGATGGAGGGCGGCGCATGA